Below is a genomic region from Nilaparvata lugens isolate BPH chromosome 8, ASM1435652v1, whole genome shotgun sequence.
AACTGTGATATATTCTCGTTCCATGTCAGCTTGGGATCTATCCAGAATCCAAGTAATTTAACTGAGCTTGTACTTACAGGACTAGTATTTTTCAATGTACATATTAGACTTTGTGTCTTGTCCTCGTTCAATTGAAGCCTATTTTCTCTGAACCAGCCTTTAGCTACAGCAAGGAGTCTCTCACACTCCACCTGAACCTGTTCTAAACTTCTTTCCCTTGTCAACAGGGTTGTCATCGGCATACAAGAGAGACTGAGCTCCCAAGTCCAAATCATTGGAAAGAATCAGAAATAACAGAGGACCAAGCACTGAACCTTGTGGGACTCCATGAAGCACATCAAGGTTAGCCGACTGAGCCTTTTCCACCTTTAAAATCTGCTTTCTGTTCTGCAGGTATGACTGTAGAGTACTGAGCACTACACCTTCAACTCCATAGCACTCTAGTTTCTATAGCAGCAAAGTGTGTGATAAGCAATCAAAGGCTTTACTTAAATAACATAGCACCAATCCCATGGAATTTCCTGCCTCAACACACATTGAGCTACGGAATATTGATACAAAATAACAGATCAATGTCTATCAATTGATACATACAATGATAATATAAGTAATCTACTAACAGTACAAAAGGTACTATTCAGAATAAGGAATAGAAGTTTCtcatcaatattgtatttgtttattttatttttctgtgcatAGTGTGAAACTCTAATTTCTTGAATTACTTTTATACTTCCTTTCATTATCTTCATAGATTAATCAGTGTGTTGTTTAAGCAATTTACTGAGAATTATTTAATGTCAATAACATACACACTGCAAAATATGAACCATAACATAATGCcaataaaaaatctatcatattgCTAAGAATATAGCTACACTCAATACCTGTTCATTTAGAACATGatacattttaataaaatatataattatttagagtAGAATAAGTTTAGAATAATTCTTACCTGACAAGAAGGACAAACAAAGCCGCTCATATTTTCCACAATGCCTAGAACAGGTATGCCGGTTTTACGGCAGAATGTCAGCTCCTTCCTCACATCTTCAATGGCAACGGCTTGAGGAGTGGTCACCAATATGGCACCATCGCACGGAAGAGACCTAATCAACACAAAATTGTCAAACTAATATTACCAAAGTAGAGTTCTTATGATCTGAACAAAACATGAAAATACTAGAATCTAGAATTAATAGATTGTCGTTTGTTCCGTCGATCTGGTGTTGACTCACTCCaagggaaaataaaaattattgtagaCTATTATAACACATGACAGAAACTTCAGAACAAGACCGGTTGTGCCACGCAGCCAGGTCAATCGAATACTATTCAGCTAAGttataatatatgaatatactAGGCTGcgtaaatatgataatatttatattctaaACTCAAAGCGCCAACAAAATTTGCTTCGTTCAAATTTGTCGTCACCTTATTGTGTAAGATGTTTGATCAACCAAACATTTTAGCAAAAGCCAAACAGCGGTAAGCAACACTATATGTACAGGTTTTATTTGcttgtgttttgaaaaaatcaattaaattggGTCACTACATCTGAGTTGAAATgataaagtcagtggaaattATGGGAAGAATTGAagcaagtttttttaaaaaaaggtggaatacaaataaaaataatttttgaaagttaTAAACACATATCTAGTCGATTTAAATATGCCACTGCATCTGGCGTAGGAACCAGGAAGTCATCCAGCCTGCCCTCATAAGCTGTTCTTGTGCACTCTTCTACAATGTGTCTTATGGTTTGCACAGCGCCACACTCACAAAAAGACGTTGGACTCTCTGGTAGTTccataatttttctacatagtCTAAAAACAATTTGGAAACTCTGCGGAGCTGGAAGAGGATAGAGCTACTGTATTTGCTTTGTCTAAttgtagacaaggatagcagacaATGATCACACAATAAGCTTTTCAAAAATTCCTTGACGATTCAGTAATCAGGCAGCGGTGTAATCATAACACAGTTAGCACGGCAATGTAGTTGATAATTTGCCTTGTAGGGGTTCAGTAACTTTCAGTAACCTCGGGACCTTTAGACATATATTCTAAAACCCCTTCAGAGgccaaaattaattataaataatgtagTGCTAAAATGAGAGTAAGCGGTAAAACCCCTAAGAACTCCTAAAACCCCTTCAGAGgccaaaattaattataaataatgtagTGCTAAAATGAGAGTCTAATTACACACTATCTAAACTGATTTAGAGTAATCTTACTTGACATTTTCCATGACTGTTATATGCTCGTCAGAAGTGCCAGGTGGAGTATCCACAATAAGGTAATCAACGTCCTGCCAGTAAATGTCTGACAGGAATGTTTTTATCATTGCTGCAAcaggaaaaattgttttcaaatgaatgataatactaTTTAAgctatcattttaataacttatggTTATGCTAGTTTTAGCAAATTTAATCTagattttcaatcaattattgtagtTGATGGATTCCTAACAATGGTAAGATATTTTTCCTCGGACTATGGTTTAAACTCTTGGTAAAGATGTCTTAAACTACACTGAACACATATAACGTCTCCAAAGCAGCACTCACATTGGATGCGTTCTCATACAAAATATGATTGTACATAAGCATTGTcgatcaattttatttataaaaatggtGAGTTTCTAGAGTAGATTGAGCAGTGAGTAGTGATTGATTGGTGGTGAGTAGTTTGAGGTGTAATTGTGAAAATACACACATTATAAAAGGCGTAATAAACTCTGAACAATGATGAAAAGATATTTTAAAGCTGTATTCAAATGATTTTGAAGTGGAATTATCCAAAAAATTCTTAAATGCATAGTAAGTTGTTgaactttttaatttaattgaaaaagcGAATACAAGTGAAATAATAATCCAAGTATCTTCATGAGAGTAAGTGACGGGACTATTCTACTGGTCACTCTGATAAGGTGGGAAAATGTACAGAATTTCTCTTCATTACGTTTATAAGGCAAAAAAATGTACAGCATTAAACATTATACAACATCAATCAGAAAGTCTAGAGGAAGGATCGCTGTAAGATGGAGTTTTATCCGGAACCTGTTTTCTGTTACCTGTTTTCTTTGGCCCTCTCCAAACTATTCCATCGTTTCTATCTTTCAACAAGAAACCAATAGACATGACTGCCAAAGCTTTATCTTCGTCAGTGTAAACTGGCACCCATCCTTCAGGGCATTTGTGTATTTCATGTCCCTCGAGTTTCAGTAGGTAAGGAATGCTTGGACCACAGATGTCCACATCTAGTAGACCTACctgaaaaattatgattcaaataaaaagaaGCCACAAGAACGGTATTGGCTGTTTGGATAAGCCTATTTTAACAATGCTAAAACACGTACGTTTTTTAAtacttttattcattcatctacaAAGGCAagtttctagaagtattttaagcagATGTGATGAAGAGGGGATCAATGATAATACAAACATTCTCATTTATAATGATTTCATTAATGGAGAAGAGAGATGAAGGTTATGTACtgtgtatttttttcaaagaattacagttcaaaacaaaaaagaacaaattttcaatttgaaaaataatgactGTGAATGtccaaaattaaattttgaaatctATATATCTGAATCTAATACCTAAAATACTAGAATATATCAAATCTAAATATCTAAAGGTATCCAAAATATCTTTCAagaacatttacaaaaatataagaCATCGTCAACAAATTTCAATACAAACGTCGAAGTACGAAATAAGTTGAAATGTAGTTTTGCTGTAGGCTGTGCAGGGTAGTTTTCCTATTGAGAGGTCTGAGAGGTAGTGTTCCCATGCACTACTTCAAGGTATGTCACTTCGCATTCTTTCAGAGCATCTTCTATTGTACTCTGGGGTGGAGCTGCGGATGTTGGAAGTATGCTGTGCATGCGCCTTGCGGGTCATCTGTGGAGCTGGCAGACTGGCTCATTGTCGTCCTCTCTTTGTTAGAGAGAGGATACTTACAGTAGTCtctctctatatttttcatGCTCTTTGCAGGACCCATGCGAATGTAGATGAGTTTGCCACCAGGCAGAGTTTTCATGCATATAATACAAAAGGGAGACATAGTTTGGATGTGCCATATCAGAGGTTCAGCAGGACAAGAACTGGCCTTGGCCACCTATCTACAAGAATTTTCAACAAGCTGCCAATAGCAGCAAGAGTGATTCAGTAATTCAGTCCATGACCGGCAGTCGCCAGACAGACttcgtcaaaatataaaacaatcaataCACAAATAACTAGAGATGGCTGCAGATAGGTTGTTTCGTGTGGCTCTGTAGATGGACTGCCATAGTAACTCATGAAACAATCTCAAACAGGTCTAAAAGTCTACTGGTCTCATCATCTCTCAATGAGTAGAGAGGGTAGTTGATGAGTTTTTCACGTACCATCCTACAAAACTTCCCATACTCCAGCTCACGAACACAAATTGGCAGTCTGTTAAACATTTTTAGCATCCGTAAGGGGTAGCATTCGTTTGCTTTTGATAGTCTGGTGTACAGTAACtgtattacccacagtatggccattgactgtcacgcttctgattggttagcccggtcacatggtacaaatccgccattaagattccaaacaaactttcaagtcctatcttatagcattaGAAATTTGGAACCTATCACTTCTTTTACTGATTGTaaacatattttgaactcaCGATGAGTTTGATATAACATTTTCGAAGGGAAACTGATTGGACTTCAATATAGgcaataaagaaaattttaaaaacactaataaagcttGAAACATTAATTTCTCTTCCTTCGGACTCATCGCAGACCACTTCTAGAGCTTTCGCGGAAAACTTATTGGGAACCAGTGATCTAGATAAATATGcagaaagataaatttcaattttattgtatttcctcatccaatttattggatcgaacttcaaataattcaatttcaaaatactttttgcggctcaattaaatataacattttatgaattttttaaCCGTGCTGATTAAGTAAATCTTgacttctattattgattctcttcagtactGAGTACCCTACCCAAAACATGTTCAATAATTGGTCAAtagttattgatataatatggaTTTACAGTTGCATTACCACGAGCTTAAGATTTGAAATATCActaaatgagaataataatggTATAATAATGGGCTAagtgttttctttttcaattgcttacatgtttattaaaatcattaagTAGAACTATTGGCTTTTTCACAGTTTATATCCAATGTTgtgtttacaatattttcgtcagacttattggctgtcaactaataaaacaaaatattttaatgttatGGAATCTATTGAGATGAGAATTCCATCATATTTCTACAGACAGATATGagaacttcattattttttgtcaatggaacaaaatgtattacaatatcatgacatATTTCAAAAGCTTTTTGGAGATTCAGGTTTCAGGTTACTTTacctacctttcatttttactcgctattatctacgaatcactatttcaagttccaaaactatattgggaatatagaaaaaacattaaagaaattatatcgaagttaataatcacaaaaatatgctTTAATAAGTAAAGGCAAGCGATTTTACTCATAATCGCCTATaagctccattgtaaaattcaaatatttggaatcttcatggcggcggcggggaaaaaaaattccaatggccatactgtggctaatatagttactgtagtctGGTGTAGGGCAGGTCAATGTTGCCTCGTCTCCTGGTATTGTGGTGGTGCAGCTGGCCCCTCTCCTGGTAGGCATGAACCTCACTCCTCAGGATCCGTAGGGAGCTATACATGTACTGACTGTACACTGTCAGTATTTTCAGGCGTTTGAAGATTGGCTGGCAGTGCTCCAGGTAATGCGATGACGTGATGACACGAAGAACTTTCTTCTGTAGAAGGAGAATCCTTTTACAGCTACCCGCATGGCCCCATAGTACTATTCCGTAGCTTATATGACTATGGAACAGCCCATGGTAGGCTGTAATTAAGTAGTTGGCAGGCACATGTTGCTTCAGCTTCCGCATAAAAAACGTCACCCTGGCCAGTCGATTGCACAGCATGCCAATATGTCGATCCCACGATAGAGTGGGGTCTATCACAAAACCCAAGAGATTGACCTCCGCCCCACCATGAGCCTGACCACGTCTTAAGGTGCACAACAGGTTCTGTGTTTTCCCCTCATTTAGACACAGTTTGTTTGATTTAAACCACTGGCAAGCCTCTTC
It encodes:
- the LOC111054005 gene encoding cytosolic Fe-S cluster assembly factor NUBP2 homolog, with the translated sequence MLDGVKHIILILSGKGGVGKSTVSTQLALGLKESGFKVGLLDVDICGPSIPYLLKLEGHEIHKCPEGWVPVYTDEDKALAVMSIGFLLKDRNDGIVWRGPKKTAMIKTFLSDIYWQDVDYLIVDTPPGTSDEHITVMENVKSLPCDGAILVTTPQAVAIEDVRKELTFCRKTGIPVLGIVENMSGFVCPSCQDCTNIFSSGGGKSLSELANVSFLGTLPIDPNVSKTPEQSIIKTMPESQTSAVFKSIINNLTAHKPTIAES